In Salmo salar chromosome ssa15, Ssal_v3.1, whole genome shotgun sequence, one genomic interval encodes:
- the LOC106571639 gene encoding lactoylglutathione lyase isoform X2, producing the protein MLQQTMLRVKDPLKSLDFYTRIMGMTLLQKIDFPSMCFTLYFLGYEEEKEIPADIKDRTAWTFSRRATIELTHNWGSESDENLSYHNGNSEPKGFGHIGIAVPDVYAACKVFEEKGVTFVKKPDDGKMKGLAFIQDPDGYWIEILSPNNMFTIMSYKRQTEIVQTDLVRKKDVMKK; encoded by the exons ATGTTGCAGCAAACTATGCTGAGGGTGAAAGACCCGCTCAAGTCTTTAGACTTCTACACCCGCATCATGGGCATGAC GTTGCTGCAGAAAATAGACTTCCCATCAATGTGTTTCACACTCTACTTCCTGGGTTATGAGGAAGAGAAGGAAATCCCTGCAGACATaaaggacaggacagcatggactTTCTCCCGACGAGCCACCATTGAACTCACACA CAACTGGGGCTCTGAATCAGATGAAAATCTATCTTATCACAACGGAAACTCTGAACCAAAAGGTTTTG GGCACATCGGAATTGCTGTACCTGATGTTTATGCAGCCTGCAAAGTATTTGAAGAAAAAGGAGTAACATTTGTCAAGAAGCCAGATGATG GTAAAATGAAGGGACTGGCCTTTATACAGGATCCTGATGGATACTGGATTGAGATTTTGAGTCCAAACAACATGTTCACCATAATGTCATACAAGCGTCAAACTGAGATAGTACAAACTGACTTGGTCAGAAAAAAGGATGTGATGAAAAAGTAA
- the LOC106571639 gene encoding lactoylglutathione lyase isoform X1, with translation MTDKGLTDEAVSAACKEGDPITQDYMLQQTMLRVKDPLKSLDFYTRIMGMTLLQKIDFPSMCFTLYFLGYEEEKEIPADIKDRTAWTFSRRATIELTHNWGSESDENLSYHNGNSEPKGFGHIGIAVPDVYAACKVFEEKGVTFVKKPDDGKMKGLAFIQDPDGYWIEILSPNNMFTIMSYKRQTEIVQTDLVRKKDVMKK, from the exons ATGACAGATAAAGGACTTACGGATGAGGCTGTGTCCGCAGCCTGCAAAGAAGGGGACCCTATCACCCAG gATTACATGTTGCAGCAAACTATGCTGAGGGTGAAAGACCCGCTCAAGTCTTTAGACTTCTACACCCGCATCATGGGCATGAC GTTGCTGCAGAAAATAGACTTCCCATCAATGTGTTTCACACTCTACTTCCTGGGTTATGAGGAAGAGAAGGAAATCCCTGCAGACATaaaggacaggacagcatggactTTCTCCCGACGAGCCACCATTGAACTCACACA CAACTGGGGCTCTGAATCAGATGAAAATCTATCTTATCACAACGGAAACTCTGAACCAAAAGGTTTTG GGCACATCGGAATTGCTGTACCTGATGTTTATGCAGCCTGCAAAGTATTTGAAGAAAAAGGAGTAACATTTGTCAAGAAGCCAGATGATG GTAAAATGAAGGGACTGGCCTTTATACAGGATCCTGATGGATACTGGATTGAGATTTTGAGTCCAAACAACATGTTCACCATAATGTCATACAAGCGTCAAACTGAGATAGTACAAACTGACTTGGTCAGAAAAAAGGATGTGATGAAAAAGTAA